In Raphanus sativus cultivar WK10039 chromosome 5, ASM80110v3, whole genome shotgun sequence, the following proteins share a genomic window:
- the LOC108860083 gene encoding putative ubiquitin-conjugating enzyme E2 38, with the protein MEPDVVEIAPPLFPSGSRTRKPRKAGIPEVIDVEQYEFRNGGIVSNNNANLVDKKNKGKAVQDGSFYGQNPFSHFADVEEVVMSTTQPLGFPSSSSSRSRRRHFNRGASASSSRPRAAVEVVPSAQANFLRDFKRFDTVEDFSDHHYASQGNASKQHSRTWVKKIQADWKILENDLPETISVRACESRMDLMRAVIVGAEGTPYHDGLFFFEIHFPNTYPSVPPIVHYHSGGLRINPNLYNCGKVCLSLLGTWNGNARERWLPQESTVLQLLVSIQALILNQKPYFNEPAYGRTKGTRSGEAHSKVYSENVYILSLKTMVYSMRKPPKHFEEFVRSHYFERAHDIVKGSNAYIEGAPVGSIVKGGVQDIEESSESGSMKFRTEVASFMKTVVEELVKLGVKELEDKLKPPPKAESNCKRSKTSRLSFYLYCFVFVGYMVITSKESRILDAALSNTDGVEKS; encoded by the exons ATGGAGCCTGATGTGGTGGAGATCGCTCCTCCTCTGTTCCCTTCTGGTTCGAGAACTCGAAAACCTAGAAAG GCTGGAATTCCTGAAGTGATCGATGTCGAACAATATGAATTCCGCAATGGCGGCATTGTTAGTAATAACAATGCTAACCTTGTCGATAAGAAGAACAAAGGGAAGGCTGTACAAGACGGCTCCTTTTACGGTCAAAACCCGTTTAGTCATTTTGCTGATGTAGAAGAAGTGGTGATGTCTACTACACAACCTTTGGGGTTCCCGAGTTCTAGCAGTTCGAGATCAAGAAGAAGACATTTTAATCGTGGTGCTTCTGCTAGCTCTTCTCGCCCTAGAGCAGCTGTGGAGGTTGTTCCTTCAGCTCAGGCTAATTTTCTGAGGGACTTTAAAAGATTTGACACTGTTGAGGATTTCTCAGATCATCACTATGCTTCTCAGGGGAATGCTTCAAAGCAG CACTCAAGGACTTGGGTGAAAAAGATTCAAGCAGACTGGAAGATTCTTGAGAATGATTTGCCAG AGACAATATCTGTGAGAGCTTGTGAATCAAGAATGGATCTTATGAGAGCTGTAATTGTTGGAGCTGAGGGAACTCCTTACCATGACGGTCTTTTCTTTTTCGAAATTCACTTCCCTAATACTTATCCTTCAGTGCCACCA ATTGTTCATTACCATTCCGGTGGGCTTAGAATAAACCCTAATCTGTACAACTGTGGTAAAGTATGCTTGAGTCTTCTCGGTACCTGGAATGGTAACGCTAGGGAGAGATGGCTTCCACAGGAGTCCACAGTGTTACAGCTTCTAGTCTCGATCCAAGCACTCATCCTGAATCAGAAACCATACTTCAACGAACCTGCCTACGGGAGGACCAAGGGGACTCGATCAGGCGAGGCTCATTCCAAAGTTTACAGTGAGAACGTCTACATATTGTCGTTGAAGACGATGGTTTACAGCATGAGGAAACCACCAAAG CACTTTGAAGAGTTTGTTCGTAGCCATTACTTTGAGCGGGCTCACGATATAGTGAAAGGGAGCAACGCTTATATAGAAGGAGCTCCTGTTGGTTCTATAGTTAAAGGTGGTGTCCAAGACATTGAAGAAAGTAGTGAGAGTGGGTCCATGAAGTTTAGGACCGAAGTGGCTAGCTTTATGAAGACAGTTGTGGAAGAGTTGGTTAAGTTAGGAGTGAAGGAGCTTGAAGATAAACTGAAACCACCACCTAAAGCAGAGAGTAACTGTAAGAGAAGCAAAACATCGAG GTTGAGTTTTTATCTTTATTGTTTTGTGTTTGTTGGGTATATGGTGATAACATCAAAGGAATCTCGAATATTGGATGCTGCCTTATCTAACACGGACGGAGTAGAGAAGTCctga
- the LOC108857669 gene encoding 3-deoxy-manno-octulosonate cytidylyltransferase, mitochondrial, which translates to MALCSSSSSSSSQKTWIVHGILAGTAIATAAAIGAHAYLGRRSRKFRSRVVGIIPARYASSRFEGKPLVKILGKPMIQRTWERSKLASTLDHVVVATDDERIADCCRGFGADVIMTSESCRNGTERCNEALEKLEKEYDVVVNIQGDEPLTEPEIIDGVVKALQVAPDAVFSTAVTSLKLEDGVDPNRVKCVVDNRGYAIYFSRGLIPFNKSGRVNPDFPYMLHLGIQSFDSKFLKVYSELQPTPLQLEEDLEQLKVLENGYKMKVIKVDHEAHGVDTPEDVEKIESLMRERSLS; encoded by the exons ATGGCActgtgttcttcttcttcttcatcttcttctcagAAGACATGGATTGTTCACGGGATCTTGGCCGGAACGGCGATCGCTACTGCGGCGGCGATTGGCGCACACGCGTATCTGGGTCGTCGATCCAGGAAATTCCGGAGCCGGGTCGTCGGAATCATACCCGCCCGTTACGCATCCTCTCGGTTCGAGGGTAAGCCTCTCGTGAAAATCCTCGGCAAACCCATGATCCAG AGAACTTGGGAGAGGTCTAAGTTAGCCTCTACGCTTGATCACGTTG TTGTGGCCACGGACGATGAAAGGATCGCGGATTGCTGTCGTGGATTCGGCGCTGATGTCATCATGACTTCAGAGTCTTGCAGAAATG GCACTGAAAGGTGCAACGAAGCATTGGAAAAGCTGGAGAAGGAGTATGATGTGGTTGTTAACATTCAAGGAGATGAACCACTTACTGAGCCTGAGATTATCGACGGTGTTGTCAAAGCACTTCAG GTAGCACCTGATGCAGTGTTTAGTACAGCGGTGACGTCACTGAAACTAGAAGACGGGGTTGATCCTAACCGAGTCAAATGTGTTGTGGACAACCGTGGCTATGCTATCTATTTCTCAAGGGGCTTGATTCCTTTCAACAA GAGTGGTAGAGTCAATCCAGACTTCCCCTATATGCTTCATCTTGGGATTCAG AGCTTTGATTCCAAGTTTCTGAAAGTATATTCAGAGCTTCAACCAACGCCATTGCAGCTAGAAGAGGATCTAGAGCAGCTCAAAGTCCTTGAGAATGGCTACAAAATGAAG GTTATAAAGGTGGACCATGAAGCGCATGGAGTTGATACACCTGAAGATGTTGAAAAAATTGAATCTTTAATGCGCGAAAGAAGCTTATCCTAG